One Mangrovimonas cancribranchiae DNA segment encodes these proteins:
- a CDS encoding ABC transporter ATP-binding protein, protein MNNLLEAQGVSKKFGEFTALNNVSISVPKGSIFGLLGPNGAGKTTLIRIINQITMPDTGTVTLDGNPLQPHHIKDIGYLPEERGLYKSMKVGEQALYLARLKGLSKQEAKERLQYWFDRLEIGDWWHKKIQELSKGMAQKVQFIVTVLHNPKLLIFDEPFSGFDPINANLIKDEILRLRDQGATVIFSTHRMESVEELCDHIALINKSHKILDGKLTDIKRQYRTHTYEVGLRTEHKEQLQKELSAKFEISPTNFKTLEDDLMLNIKLSEHDTSNDLLGYLSSKGEVSHFVELIPSANDIFIQAVKNNN, encoded by the coding sequence ATGAATAATTTATTGGAAGCACAGGGTGTTTCTAAAAAATTTGGCGAATTTACAGCCCTAAACAATGTGTCTATTTCGGTTCCAAAAGGAAGTATTTTTGGCTTATTAGGTCCTAATGGTGCAGGAAAAACAACCCTAATAAGAATTATAAACCAAATAACGATGCCAGATACAGGGACTGTTACCCTGGATGGTAATCCTTTACAACCCCATCACATAAAAGATATAGGTTATTTGCCTGAAGAACGCGGCTTGTATAAATCTATGAAAGTAGGCGAACAAGCTTTGTATTTGGCGAGATTAAAAGGTTTAAGCAAGCAAGAGGCTAAAGAGCGTTTGCAATATTGGTTCGACCGTTTAGAAATAGGTGATTGGTGGCATAAAAAAATACAAGAACTCTCTAAAGGAATGGCTCAAAAAGTACAGTTTATAGTTACCGTATTGCACAATCCTAAATTATTAATTTTTGATGAACCTTTTTCTGGTTTCGACCCTATAAATGCTAATTTAATTAAAGACGAAATACTACGGTTACGAGATCAGGGCGCTACGGTTATTTTTTCAACACACCGTATGGAATCGGTGGAAGAGCTGTGTGATCATATTGCTTTAATAAATAAATCGCATAAAATCTTAGATGGCAAATTAACCGATATAAAACGGCAATACAGAACACATACTTACGAAGTAGGTTTGCGTACAGAACATAAAGAACAACTTCAAAAAGAACTAAGTGCAAAATTTGAGATTTCACCAACGAATTTTAAAACTTTAGAAGACGATTTAATGCTAAACATTAAACTGTCTGAACATGATACGTCAAACGATTTGTTAGGCTATTTATCTAGTAAAGGTGAAGTGTCTCATTTTGTAGAGTTAATACCTAGCGCCAACGATATTTTTATACAAGCTGTAAAGAACAATAATTAA
- the dnaJ gene encoding molecular chaperone DnaJ, whose amino-acid sequence MAKRDYYEILGVDKSASAAEIKKAYRKMALKYHPDKNPGDTEAEAKFKEAAEAYEVLSNPDKKSRYDQFGHQAFDGSGGFGGGSMNMDDIFSQFGDIFGGAFGGGGFSGFGGGFGGGQRRVKGSNLRIRVKLTLEEIANGVEKKIKVKRKVQAPGTTYKTCATCNGTGQVTRVTNTILGRMQTASACNACGGSGQTIDKKPNDADAHGLVVQEETVSIKIPAGVVDGMQLKVSGKGNDAPGNGVAGDLLVAITEEQHDTLQREGDNLHYDLYVSLPDAVLGNSKEIDTVTGKVRIKIEPGVQSGKILRLRGKGIPSINGYGKGDLLVHVNVWTPKTLNKEQKAFFEAMREDEHFDPKPESSDKSFFEKVKDMFS is encoded by the coding sequence ATGGCAAAAAGAGATTATTACGAGATACTAGGAGTTGATAAATCTGCTTCGGCAGCCGAAATAAAAAAGGCTTACCGGAAAATGGCCTTAAAATATCACCCCGATAAAAACCCAGGAGATACCGAAGCCGAAGCCAAATTTAAAGAAGCAGCTGAAGCCTATGAGGTGTTAAGTAATCCCGATAAAAAATCAAGATACGATCAATTTGGTCATCAAGCATTTGATGGCTCTGGTGGTTTTGGTGGTGGTAGCATGAATATGGACGATATATTCAGCCAGTTTGGTGATATTTTTGGAGGCGCTTTTGGTGGCGGCGGATTCTCTGGTTTTGGTGGCGGATTTGGCGGTGGCCAACGTAGAGTGAAAGGTAGTAATTTACGTATTAGAGTTAAATTAACCCTGGAAGAAATAGCCAATGGTGTAGAGAAAAAAATTAAAGTAAAACGTAAAGTTCAAGCACCAGGTACTACTTATAAGACATGTGCTACTTGTAATGGTACTGGCCAAGTTACTAGAGTAACTAATACTATTTTAGGACGCATGCAAACAGCAAGCGCATGTAATGCTTGTGGCGGTAGTGGACAAACCATAGATAAAAAACCAAACGATGCCGATGCCCATGGATTAGTTGTGCAAGAAGAAACAGTATCTATTAAAATACCAGCAGGTGTTGTAGATGGTATGCAATTAAAAGTTTCTGGTAAAGGAAACGATGCCCCAGGAAATGGAGTTGCAGGAGATTTACTAGTTGCAATAACCGAAGAGCAGCATGACACACTACAACGCGAGGGTGATAATTTACATTACGATTTGTATGTAAGTTTACCCGATGCTGTTTTAGGAAACTCAAAAGAGATTGATACTGTAACAGGTAAAGTACGTATTAAGATAGAACCAGGTGTGCAATCTGGGAAAATTTTACGCTTACGCGGAAAAGGAATTCCTAGTATAAATGGTTATGGAAAAGGCGATTTGCTTGTACATGTTAATGTTTGGACACCAAAAACATTAAATAAAGAGCAAAAAGCATTCTTTGAGGCGATGAGAGAAGATGAACATTTTGATCCTAAACCAGAAAGTAGTGATAAGTCATTTTTTGAAAAAGTAAAAGATATGTTCTCTTAG
- the mnmD gene encoding tRNA (5-methylaminomethyl-2-thiouridine)(34)-methyltransferase MnmD has product MKRKIITTKDGSKTIHLEDWNEQYHSTHGAIQEAKHVFLKHGLAFKLSQIEHANPSLSILEIGFGTGLNAFLTFLESQKHCIPIAYTGVEAYPVLLDEISELNYAELLSSNQEEQAIFKQMHTSEWEVPNHLSKEFTLLKVKSFFKDITFNNQFDVIYFDAFGSRVQPELWEVSIFKLMYHALKSQGVLVTYSAKGSARRAMQEVGFQVEKLPGPPGKREMLRAIK; this is encoded by the coding sequence TTGAAACGAAAAATAATTACTACAAAAGATGGTTCTAAAACCATTCATTTAGAAGACTGGAATGAACAATATCATTCCACTCACGGAGCCATACAAGAAGCCAAGCATGTGTTTTTAAAACACGGTTTGGCTTTTAAATTGTCACAAATAGAACACGCTAATCCATCATTGTCTATTTTGGAAATAGGATTTGGGACAGGATTAAATGCTTTTTTAACTTTTTTAGAATCACAAAAACATTGCATCCCAATAGCTTATACCGGCGTAGAAGCTTATCCCGTTTTATTAGATGAAATTTCCGAGCTTAATTATGCCGAGTTATTGTCGTCAAACCAAGAAGAACAAGCAATTTTTAAACAAATGCATACTAGTGAGTGGGAAGTACCGAATCATTTATCTAAAGAGTTTACCTTGCTTAAGGTAAAATCGTTTTTTAAAGATATAACTTTCAATAATCAATTTGATGTTATTTATTTTGATGCTTTTGGCTCTCGTGTACAGCCAGAATTATGGGAAGTTTCCATTTTTAAACTTATGTATCATGCGCTTAAAAGTCAAGGTGTATTAGTAACATATTCTGCTAAGGGATCGGCAAGACGTGCTATGCAGGAAGTCGGTTTTCAAGTTGAGAAATTGCCTGGGCCGCCAGGGAAACGAGAAATGCTACGTGCCATTAAGTAA
- a CDS encoding mechanosensitive ion channel domain-containing protein, producing the protein MQNKIEEIEEAVKESSVWESIVEFLKLGITFGEDTESPVKITVGLVLLVFIIYLITSLVLRFFKRLYSKRLPEQDRTKFNTVFSFARWFIYVVVILVVFDSIGINVTAIFAASAALLVGVGLALQTLFQDILSGVFILIDQSLHVGDIIEIEDKVGRVVEIKLRTTRAVTIDNKVLVIPNHLYLTNSLYNWTQNGTSTRESVSVGVAYGSDVQLVKKLLLEAASKHPSVLKSPEPVVLFTGFGDSSLNFKVVFTLNDSFKAQFPSSDIRFEIDKLFREHNVSIPFPQRDIHIISKPKED; encoded by the coding sequence ATGCAAAATAAAATTGAAGAAATAGAAGAAGCTGTTAAAGAGAGCAGCGTTTGGGAGTCTATTGTAGAGTTTTTAAAGCTAGGAATTACTTTTGGTGAGGACACCGAAAGCCCTGTAAAAATTACAGTTGGACTAGTACTTTTAGTTTTTATTATTTATTTAATAACCTCTTTAGTACTTAGGTTTTTTAAGCGATTGTATTCTAAAAGACTACCAGAGCAAGACCGTACAAAGTTCAATACCGTTTTTTCATTTGCGCGGTGGTTTATTTACGTTGTTGTTATTTTAGTTGTTTTCGATTCTATTGGTATAAATGTCACGGCCATATTTGCAGCTTCAGCAGCATTGTTAGTTGGCGTTGGTTTAGCGCTTCAAACACTGTTTCAAGATATTCTTTCAGGCGTGTTTATACTTATTGATCAAAGTTTACACGTAGGCGATATTATTGAAATTGAAGATAAAGTAGGTCGTGTAGTTGAAATAAAACTGCGAACAACACGAGCTGTAACTATTGATAATAAAGTACTGGTAATACCTAACCATTTATATTTAACCAATAGTTTATACAATTGGACACAAAATGGCACATCAACACGAGAAAGTGTTTCGGTAGGTGTGGCTTATGGTAGCGATGTGCAATTGGTGAAAAAACTGTTGTTAGAAGCTGCCTCAAAGCATCCAAGCGTATTAAAAAGCCCAGAACCCGTAGTGCTTTTTACGGGATTTGGCGATAGCTCATTAAATTTTAAAGTTGTTTTTACCCTTAACGATAGTTTTAAAGCACAATTTCCTAGTAGCGATATCCGTTTTGAAATAGATAAACTGTTTAGAGAACACAACGTCTCTATACCATTTCCGCAACGCGATATTCACATTATTTCAAAACCTAAAGAAGACTAA
- a CDS encoding DUF4920 domain-containing protein translates to MKKIFGLLVMISVLVSCKDAQKENTEQTTENTEEIAEATYVPFGAKVEADNAIDAAKMKETFEALPVGDSLDTKLTATVNSVCQTKGCWMKLDLGNGEEVMVRFKDYGFFMPKNIAGKEVIVDGLAFVDEMSVQDLKHYAEDAGKSEEEIAAITEPKKTYSFVADGVLLVEK, encoded by the coding sequence ATGAAAAAGATTTTTGGACTATTAGTAATGATTAGCGTGTTAGTATCTTGCAAGGACGCGCAAAAAGAGAACACAGAACAAACTACAGAAAATACAGAAGAAATAGCCGAGGCAACGTATGTGCCTTTTGGAGCTAAGGTAGAAGCTGATAATGCTATAGATGCCGCGAAAATGAAAGAAACTTTCGAGGCGCTTCCTGTAGGAGATAGCTTAGACACAAAACTTACTGCTACGGTAAATAGCGTTTGCCAAACAAAAGGCTGCTGGATGAAACTAGACCTAGGTAACGGTGAAGAAGTTATGGTTAGATTTAAAGATTACGGCTTTTTTATGCCAAAAAACATTGCTGGGAAAGAAGTTATTGTTGATGGTTTAGCTTTTGTTGATGAAATGTCTGTACAAGATCTTAAACATTATGCAGAAGATGCTGGAAAATCTGAAGAAGAAATAGCTGCCATTACAGAGCCTAAAAAAACGTATAGTTTTGTAGCGGACGGCGTTTTATTAGTAGAAAAATAA
- a CDS encoding TIGR01777 family oxidoreductase, protein MKKILITGATGLIGQNIVHVCHEKGICVHYLTTSKHKIEHRENYKGFLWDPSKNSIDTACFEGVEVIINLAGATISKRWTSSYKTVILDSRIDSLNTLYTGLKNTTNNISHLISASAIGIYPDSLTNYYDESEKSVSSSFLGDVVSKWESAADTFKTLGLKISKVRIGLVLDNKEGALPQIAKPVALGLGAAFGHGNQWQSWIHVTDLARLFVFVAREQLEGVYNGVAPNPVSNKELTNAVAKQLKRPLWLPNIPKSIMRLLLGDMHILLFESQRVSSKKIEEAGFSFKYHALQPALQELL, encoded by the coding sequence ATGAAAAAGATTTTAATTACAGGAGCGACAGGTTTGATAGGGCAAAATATTGTACATGTTTGCCATGAAAAAGGTATTTGTGTGCACTATTTAACTACTTCAAAACACAAGATAGAACACAGAGAAAACTATAAAGGGTTTTTATGGGACCCTAGCAAAAATAGTATAGACACTGCTTGTTTTGAAGGAGTTGAGGTTATTATAAATCTAGCTGGGGCTACTATTTCTAAGCGTTGGACTTCAAGTTATAAAACGGTTATATTAGACAGTAGAATAGATTCTTTAAACACATTATACACAGGTCTTAAAAATACAACTAATAATATATCACATCTTATTTCGGCAAGTGCCATTGGTATTTATCCAGATTCTTTAACCAATTATTACGACGAAAGTGAGAAATCGGTGTCTTCCTCGTTTTTAGGAGACGTGGTTTCTAAATGGGAATCTGCAGCGGATACCTTTAAAACTCTTGGTTTAAAAATATCTAAAGTACGTATTGGTTTGGTACTAGATAATAAAGAGGGAGCTTTACCACAAATAGCAAAGCCAGTAGCGTTAGGTTTAGGTGCTGCTTTTGGTCATGGAAATCAATGGCAATCTTGGATTCATGTTACAGATTTGGCACGACTATTTGTTTTTGTAGCCCGAGAACAGTTAGAAGGTGTTTATAACGGTGTAGCTCCAAACCCTGTGAGTAATAAAGAACTTACAAATGCTGTTGCTAAGCAATTAAAACGCCCATTATGGTTGCCTAATATACCTAAATCTATCATGCGTTTACTTTTAGGAGACATGCATATTCTCCTTTTTGAAAGCCAACGTGTAAGTAGTAAAAAAATAGAGGAAGCAGGTTTTTCTTTTAAATACCATGCGTTACAACCTGCTTTACAAGAATTACTTTAA
- a CDS encoding YceI family protein, protein MRKQFLNILTVVAISVALVGCKKAKEAETTAAEEVAETPSVATKYKVDTEASSITWKGYKPTGSHNGTIAVESGVISMKDDAIQSGTFLIDMNSIVVKDIPAEDEGNAKLAGHLKSPDFFDVEKYPSAAFSVTEFKTVDGKSTLSGNLKMKDAENNITIPVTVTENGNTVTIKSETFTIDRSKWNVKYGSKSFFDDLGDKFINDEFELQVNIVGNKS, encoded by the coding sequence ATGAGAAAACAGTTTTTAAATATCTTAACTGTAGTTGCTATATCTGTAGCATTAGTTGGTTGTAAAAAAGCAAAAGAAGCTGAAACTACGGCTGCCGAAGAGGTTGCAGAAACGCCTTCTGTAGCAACAAAATACAAAGTAGACACCGAAGCTTCTTCTATTACATGGAAAGGATACAAGCCAACAGGTAGCCACAACGGTACTATTGCTGTTGAAAGTGGTGTAATTAGTATGAAAGATGACGCTATTCAAAGTGGAACATTTTTAATCGACATGAATTCTATTGTTGTTAAAGATATTCCTGCTGAAGATGAAGGTAACGCTAAATTAGCAGGACACTTAAAAAGTCCTGATTTCTTTGATGTAGAGAAATATCCTTCTGCTGCTTTTAGCGTAACAGAATTTAAAACCGTTGATGGAAAAAGCACCCTTTCTGGAAACTTAAAAATGAAAGATGCTGAAAACAACATTACTATTCCTGTAACGGTTACAGAGAACGGCAATACAGTAACTATTAAAAGTGAAACGTTCACTATAGATCGCTCTAAATGGAACGTTAAATATGGTTCTAAATCGTTCTTTGATGATTTAGGTGATAAGTTTATTAACGATGAATTTGAATTACAAGTAAACATTGTTGGTAATAAGTCATAA
- a CDS encoding ABC transporter permease — MNHLSLIIKREYLTKVRNKSFIIMTILSPIIMIALVAVVAYLSQLNNTTERTISVLDESGLLEDALEDTETTTYQLLENLSLEDAKIVAEKGEHYGLLYVKGLDNIDDLSKHIKFYSKELPSLTLISSLENKLEKQLTDLKMTQKGIDIAKIEASRVNVTIGQESFVGEKTSKIDSVVKLIFGGAAGYLLFMFIIIYGNMIMRSVIEEKTSRIIEVIISSVKPVQLMLGKIIGTSLAGITQFAIWIVLGGVLMSVVSMILGIDLTQSAAGQEELMKQAVENPEMGLEVQNALHAFYNLPIFNLIVAFILFFVSGYLLYSSLYAAIGAAVDNETDTQQFMLPILMPLILAVYIGVFTVIEDPHGTVSTVFSFIPLTSPVVMLMRIPFGVPIWQQLLSLAILIGTFIFTVWFAAKIYRVGILMYGKKPSYKELYKWLKY, encoded by the coding sequence ATGAACCACTTATCATTAATTATAAAGAGAGAGTATTTAACCAAAGTGCGAAATAAGTCGTTTATAATTATGACTATTTTAAGCCCTATAATTATGATTGCTTTAGTAGCTGTTGTGGCTTATTTATCGCAACTTAATAATACAACAGAACGTACTATTTCGGTATTAGATGAATCTGGTCTTCTTGAAGATGCTTTAGAAGATACCGAAACAACCACGTATCAACTTTTAGAGAACCTAAGTTTAGAAGATGCTAAAATTGTTGCCGAAAAAGGCGAGCATTATGGACTTCTTTATGTAAAAGGTCTAGACAATATAGACGATTTAAGCAAACACATTAAGTTTTACTCTAAAGAACTTCCGTCGTTAACATTAATATCAAGCCTAGAAAATAAATTAGAAAAGCAGCTTACCGATTTAAAAATGACGCAAAAAGGTATTGATATTGCTAAAATAGAGGCCTCTAGAGTAAATGTAACGATTGGACAAGAAAGTTTTGTAGGCGAAAAAACCTCGAAAATAGATAGTGTTGTAAAACTTATTTTTGGTGGCGCTGCAGGATATTTACTATTCATGTTTATCATTATTTACGGGAATATGATTATGCGTAGCGTTATTGAAGAAAAAACAAGCCGCATTATAGAAGTTATTATTTCTTCTGTTAAACCTGTACAACTTATGCTGGGTAAAATAATAGGAACGTCGTTAGCAGGAATAACTCAATTTGCTATTTGGATTGTTTTAGGAGGCGTGTTAATGTCGGTTGTGTCCATGATATTAGGAATAGACTTAACTCAATCGGCAGCTGGTCAAGAAGAACTTATGAAACAAGCTGTAGAAAATCCAGAAATGGGATTAGAAGTTCAAAATGCTTTACACGCTTTTTATAATTTGCCTATTTTTAATTTAATTGTAGCCTTTATTCTGTTTTTTGTTAGTGGTTACCTTTTATATAGCTCTTTATATGCCGCCATTGGAGCAGCAGTTGATAATGAAACCGATACCCAGCAGTTTATGCTTCCTATATTAATGCCATTAATATTGGCTGTTTATATTGGTGTTTTTACAGTTATTGAAGATCCACACGGAACCGTATCAACTGTGTTTTCTTTCATCCCATTAACATCACCTGTAGTTATGCTTATGCGAATTCCTTTTGGGGTTCCAATTTGGCAACAATTGTTATCTTTAGCTATATTAATAGGTACATTTATATTCACCGTATGGTTTGCAGCCAAAATTTATCGCGTTGGTATATTAATGTATGGTAAAAAACCAAGTTATAAAGAATTGTATAAGTGGTTAAAATACTAA
- a CDS encoding nucleotide exchange factor GrpE: MSKKDKKDDIAVEQETSQNTESQDQETKQEVSVEEQLQNDLQQEKDKFLRLFAEFENYKRRTAKERVELFKTASQDVMVSLLPVLDDFDRAYVEISKTQEKDLLKGVELISNKLKNTLQGKGLEQIELKQGDDFNPDNHEAVTQIPAPSDDLKGKIIDVVEKGYKLGDKIIRFPKVVIGQ, encoded by the coding sequence ATGAGTAAAAAAGATAAAAAAGACGATATCGCGGTAGAGCAGGAGACGTCACAAAATACAGAGTCTCAAGACCAAGAGACTAAGCAAGAAGTAAGCGTAGAAGAACAGTTGCAAAACGACTTGCAGCAAGAAAAAGATAAGTTTTTACGCCTTTTTGCCGAATTTGAAAACTACAAACGCCGTACGGCAAAAGAGCGTGTTGAGTTGTTTAAAACAGCCAGTCAAGATGTTATGGTGTCTTTATTGCCTGTGTTAGATGATTTTGATCGTGCTTACGTAGAGATAAGTAAAACCCAAGAAAAAGACTTGTTAAAAGGTGTAGAATTAATTAGCAATAAGCTTAAAAATACGTTACAAGGAAAAGGTCTTGAACAAATAGAATTAAAACAAGGAGACGATTTTAATCCAGATAACCACGAAGCCGTGACACAAATTCCGGCACCAAGCGATGACTTAAAAGGAAAAATTATTGATGTTGTGGAAAAAGGATACAAATTAGGAGACAAAATTATTCGTTTCCCAAAAGTAGTTATAGGACAGTAA